A DNA window from Penaeus vannamei isolate JL-2024 chromosome 5, ASM4276789v1, whole genome shotgun sequence contains the following coding sequences:
- the LOC113800294 gene encoding NK-tumor recognition protein isoform X1 — protein sequence MSVRHIDYLKIKPSRILVVEIRPVRCIIDTPSGPSRTAKWMTYKHWKELRLMLNEIADQYEEQRTLQKATEDIECNKGKTKEGSSIKIGYMFTTYRKCSCVYLTPRDSNTWSDDDDDDDGELRDRGGRYQHFLPCGEMLVVSVALQENQPLSQPKESQDDDLDLQCSSGSQVEGRTSFMSPARTDRQLLRALDSSIVFTNTISDYFESSQKKSVSQVSSMQSKSTSEDTLKDKQSVLKNMANKSRMKHGKRKIRDSSTSTHASSENEFPNKRQVSKSIFDTDNSFSYDTSPQGLDTANLDYIFTEEFSQCTFVPAVEENSDNSLKISKEFEHSLHTDNSAAYSGSNLLHNTRDNSQVSKLKSSVSVQIKVSVDKAKSPCENVNDDHTKSTLTKDSSRTGDEMEHHSLHSPAGNSIQSSPNKSCSPVLKRRSKNHTLSYLLQVTTNRSKSKHDDLHIKRDVDTEKRKETSPNYVDKFDSTDLFSPDSIFTQDFPSKSAADFQKMVKPEHRQRDRRARKLKGPETVKAKMKLKVLFGDSEMPHSEAEDHNERKDSPESKCSVSKECVTKPLKLEAVAKNCCADDASTFRRSHRIKQYKEKFALIEKNNSCDETTSELNVSESASTEAKSQPSQGTDSAHSKQQPDNATLNVRDVLISSRKVRKVCSSAKTMKAIAELDRIRKDMEKLDELQNDDDLMCSSQNSCKDFVTNKPKKGRPMCKKSMNKLANQSKLDGWITPKENGNKGDTESENSISKMKSKENGATSEIKNTRNRLGRTSKTAKRKTSEVISKTKCRKKSEGRTQETSTQKSMKRQRTDSSVGKGNKKDKKSLFEPIRTRKIEVDSVSWRGSIVNDNQISSSSDYGHTKEKMENSDDISSNMELSDCNLGSDHNFSSLPNCEMSLGDSFRLEAENPCDSCSLPDLDLNRECQSESGEDSSEAQDNHLFQDETKSYNQRLFADDDNEDLNMRYDTSSPDSPHESYNKDDELPTGSNKKASEEASSISSLIAIRNRLSAISLDDLELRMHNVLPYLKKIMKGREPSRRHEIFREGGREFRNMSDELIYGPFSEEQILHVIECLEREFSKIVEKACGKHKVNQYLWRVLAPTFFIKIVMENEKLTSSEAEKTLAEISLNRTVNS from the exons ATCAAACCATCAAGGATATTGGTTGTAGAAATCCGGCCAGTGAGATGTATCATTGACACCCCTTCAGGACCATCTCGCACAGCAAAGTGGATGACTTACAAACACTGGAAG GAGCTGCGTTTAATGCTGAACGAGATTGCTGATCAGTATGAAGAGCAAAGGACCCTCCAGAAAGCCACAGAAGACATAGAATGTAATAAAGGGAAAACCAAAGAAGGCTCATCAATAAAGATAGG GTACATGTTCACCACATATCGAAAGTGTTCTTGCGTATATTTGACACCTAGAGATTCAAACACTtggtctgatgatgatgatgatgatgatggtgaattacGAGATAGAG GTGGAAGATACCAACACTTTTTACCTTGTGGTGAGATGTTAGTAGTAAGTGTTGCTCTCCAAGAGAATCAGCCTCTCAGTCAGCCCAAGGAGAGCCAAGATGATGATTTAGACTTGCAGTGCTCAAGTGGATCCCAGGTAGAAGGAAGGACGTCTTTCATGAGCCCGGCACGAACGGATCGCCAGCTCCTGAGAGCCTTGGATAGCTCCATAGTCTTTACCAATACCATCTCTGACTATTTTGAAAGCAGCCAGAAAAAGTCTGTTTCACAAGTTTCGTCCATGCAGTCTAAAAGCACATCAGAAGACACTCTGAAAGACAAGCAGTCAGTGCTAAAAAATAT GGCAAATAAATCAAGAATGAAACATGGCAAGAGGAAAATTAGAGACTCATCTACCAGCACTCATGCCAGTTCAGAAAATGAATTTCCAAACAAGAGGCAAGTCTCCAAATCCATTTTTGATACAGATAACAGTTTTTCATATGACACATCTCCACAAGGGCTTGACACAGCAAACCTTGACTATATATTTACTGAAGAATTTTCCCAGTGCACATTTGTCCCTGCTGTAGAGGAAAATTCTGATAATAGCTTGAAAATAAGCAAGGAATTTGAGCATTCCTTACACACAGATAACAGTGCTGCGTATTCAGGTAGCAACCTTTTGCATAATACTCGGGATAATTCACAAGTCTCAAAACTAAAGTCATCTGTGTCTGTACAGATTAAAGTGTCAGTAGACAAAGCCAAGTCACCCTGTGAGAATGTAAATGATGATCATACTAAATCAACTCTTACAAAAGATAGTTCACGTACTGGTGATGAAATGGAACATCATAGTCTTCATTCTCCTGCTGGAAACAGTATACAATCTTCACCTAACAAGTCTTGCAGCCCAGTCCTTAAACGACGATCAAAGAATCACACACTGTCATATCTTTTGCAGGTAACTACAAATCGAAGTAAAAGCAAGCATGACGATCTTCACATAAAAAGAGATGtggatacagaaaaaagaaaagaaacctcTCCTAATTACGTGGACAAGTTTGACTCTACAGATTTATTTTCACCAGACAGTATCTTCACTCAAGATTTTCCCAGTAAAAGTGCAGCAGATTTTCAAAAAATGGTGAAACCAGAGCATAGACAAAGGGACAGGAGGGCAAGGAAATTAAAAGGACCAGAAACAGTGAaagcaaaaatgaaattgaaagtaTTGTTTGGTGATAGTGAAATGCCACATAGTGAAGCAGAGGACCATAATGAGAGAAAAGACTCTCCAGAATCCAAATGTAGTGTAAGTAAAGAATGCGTAACAAAGCCTCTAAAACTAGAGGCTGTGGCAAAAAATTGCTGTGCTGATGATGCCAGCACATTTCGAAGAAGTCATAGGATTAAACAGTACAAAGAAAAATTTGCCTTGATAGAAAAGAACAATTCTTGCGATGAAACTACCTCAGAATTAAATGTATCTGAATCTGCTAGCACTGAAGCTAAAAGCCAGCCTTCTCAGGGAACAGACTCTGCACACTCAAAACAGCAGCCAGATAATGCCACTCTTAATGTTAGGGACGTGCTAATTTCGAGCAGGAAAGTAAGGAAAGTGTGTTCCTCCGCCAAGACCATGAAAGCAATTGCAGAGTTGGACAGGATAAGAAAAGACATGGAGAAGTTAGATGAACTTCAAAATGATGATGACCTCATGTGCTCATCCCAAAATTCCTGTAAAGATTTTGtaacaaataaaccaaagaaaGGTAGACCTATGTGcaaaaaatcaatgaataaactTGCGAATCAGTCAAAACTAGATGGCTGGATTACtccaaaagaaaatggaaacaagGGTGATACAGAAAGTGAAAACTCAATTTCAAAAATGAAAAGCAAGGAAAATGGAGCAACTtcagaaataaaaaacacaaggaATAGATTGGGTAGAACTTCAAAAACAGCAAAACGAAAGACAAGTGAAGTTATTTCAAAAACAAAGTGtagaaagaaaagtgagggaaGGACTCAAGAAACGTCGACTCAGAAAAGTATGAAGAGACAAAGAACAGATTCTTCAGTGGGGAAaggtaataaaaaagacaaaaaaagtctgTTTGAACCAATTAGAACTAGGAAAATTGAAGTTGATTCAGTTTCTTGGAGAGGCAGTATTGTGAATGATAATCAGATAAGTTCCTCAAGTGATTATGGTCACaccaaagaaaaaatggaaaactcAGACGACATTAGTAGTAATATGGAATTAAGTGATTGCAATTTGGGTTCTGACCATAATTTCTCCAGTTTGCCAAACTGTGAAATGTCTTTAGGTGATAGCTTCAGACTGGAGGCAGAAAATCCTTGCGATAGTTGTTCCTTGCCTGATTTAGACTTAAACAGAGAGTGTCAGTCTGAAAGTGGTGAGGACTCTAGCGAAGCTCAGGACAACCACCTATTCCAAGACGAGACAAAAAGCTATAACCAAAGGCTTTttgctgatgatgacaatgaggacTTAAATATGAGATATGATACTAGTTCACCAGACAGCCCACATGAATCTTACAACAAAG ATGACGAACTGCCAACTGGGAGCAACAAGAAAGCCTCTGAGGAAGCTTCATCCATTTCATCCCTTATTGCCATTCGTAACAGGCTCTCAGCCATCTCCCTTGACGACCTTGAACTTCGGATGCACAATGTGTTGCCCTACCTCAAGAAAATTATGAAGGGTCGGGAGCCAAGCAGGAGACATGAG ATTtttagagaaggtggaagagagttCAGAAATATGTCGGATGAACTTATATATGGGCCTTTCTCAGAAGAACAAATATTGCATGTAATTGAATGCCTGGAGAGAGAGTTTTCAAAAATAGTTGAAAAAGCTTGTGGGAAGCACAAg GTAAACCAGTACCTTTGGAGAGTACTTGCCCCAACATTTTTTATCAAAATCGTAATGGAAAATGAAAAGCTCACCAGTTCTGAGGCAGAAAAAACATTGGCTGAAATTTCATTAAACCGAACTGTAAATAGTTGA
- the LOC113800294 gene encoding NK-tumor recognition protein isoform X2 yields MKLIKPSRILVVEIRPVRCIIDTPSGPSRTAKWMTYKHWKELRLMLNEIADQYEEQRTLQKATEDIECNKGKTKEGSSIKIGYMFTTYRKCSCVYLTPRDSNTWSDDDDDDDGELRDRGGRYQHFLPCGEMLVVSVALQENQPLSQPKESQDDDLDLQCSSGSQVEGRTSFMSPARTDRQLLRALDSSIVFTNTISDYFESSQKKSVSQVSSMQSKSTSEDTLKDKQSVLKNMANKSRMKHGKRKIRDSSTSTHASSENEFPNKRQVSKSIFDTDNSFSYDTSPQGLDTANLDYIFTEEFSQCTFVPAVEENSDNSLKISKEFEHSLHTDNSAAYSGSNLLHNTRDNSQVSKLKSSVSVQIKVSVDKAKSPCENVNDDHTKSTLTKDSSRTGDEMEHHSLHSPAGNSIQSSPNKSCSPVLKRRSKNHTLSYLLQVTTNRSKSKHDDLHIKRDVDTEKRKETSPNYVDKFDSTDLFSPDSIFTQDFPSKSAADFQKMVKPEHRQRDRRARKLKGPETVKAKMKLKVLFGDSEMPHSEAEDHNERKDSPESKCSVSKECVTKPLKLEAVAKNCCADDASTFRRSHRIKQYKEKFALIEKNNSCDETTSELNVSESASTEAKSQPSQGTDSAHSKQQPDNATLNVRDVLISSRKVRKVCSSAKTMKAIAELDRIRKDMEKLDELQNDDDLMCSSQNSCKDFVTNKPKKGRPMCKKSMNKLANQSKLDGWITPKENGNKGDTESENSISKMKSKENGATSEIKNTRNRLGRTSKTAKRKTSEVISKTKCRKKSEGRTQETSTQKSMKRQRTDSSVGKGNKKDKKSLFEPIRTRKIEVDSVSWRGSIVNDNQISSSSDYGHTKEKMENSDDISSNMELSDCNLGSDHNFSSLPNCEMSLGDSFRLEAENPCDSCSLPDLDLNRECQSESGEDSSEAQDNHLFQDETKSYNQRLFADDDNEDLNMRYDTSSPDSPHESYNKDDELPTGSNKKASEEASSISSLIAIRNRLSAISLDDLELRMHNVLPYLKKIMKGREPSRRHEIFREGGREFRNMSDELIYGPFSEEQILHVIECLEREFSKIVEKACGKHKVNQYLWRVLAPTFFIKIVMENEKLTSSEAEKTLAEISLNRTVNS; encoded by the exons ATCAAACCATCAAGGATATTGGTTGTAGAAATCCGGCCAGTGAGATGTATCATTGACACCCCTTCAGGACCATCTCGCACAGCAAAGTGGATGACTTACAAACACTGGAAG GAGCTGCGTTTAATGCTGAACGAGATTGCTGATCAGTATGAAGAGCAAAGGACCCTCCAGAAAGCCACAGAAGACATAGAATGTAATAAAGGGAAAACCAAAGAAGGCTCATCAATAAAGATAGG GTACATGTTCACCACATATCGAAAGTGTTCTTGCGTATATTTGACACCTAGAGATTCAAACACTtggtctgatgatgatgatgatgatgatggtgaattacGAGATAGAG GTGGAAGATACCAACACTTTTTACCTTGTGGTGAGATGTTAGTAGTAAGTGTTGCTCTCCAAGAGAATCAGCCTCTCAGTCAGCCCAAGGAGAGCCAAGATGATGATTTAGACTTGCAGTGCTCAAGTGGATCCCAGGTAGAAGGAAGGACGTCTTTCATGAGCCCGGCACGAACGGATCGCCAGCTCCTGAGAGCCTTGGATAGCTCCATAGTCTTTACCAATACCATCTCTGACTATTTTGAAAGCAGCCAGAAAAAGTCTGTTTCACAAGTTTCGTCCATGCAGTCTAAAAGCACATCAGAAGACACTCTGAAAGACAAGCAGTCAGTGCTAAAAAATAT GGCAAATAAATCAAGAATGAAACATGGCAAGAGGAAAATTAGAGACTCATCTACCAGCACTCATGCCAGTTCAGAAAATGAATTTCCAAACAAGAGGCAAGTCTCCAAATCCATTTTTGATACAGATAACAGTTTTTCATATGACACATCTCCACAAGGGCTTGACACAGCAAACCTTGACTATATATTTACTGAAGAATTTTCCCAGTGCACATTTGTCCCTGCTGTAGAGGAAAATTCTGATAATAGCTTGAAAATAAGCAAGGAATTTGAGCATTCCTTACACACAGATAACAGTGCTGCGTATTCAGGTAGCAACCTTTTGCATAATACTCGGGATAATTCACAAGTCTCAAAACTAAAGTCATCTGTGTCTGTACAGATTAAAGTGTCAGTAGACAAAGCCAAGTCACCCTGTGAGAATGTAAATGATGATCATACTAAATCAACTCTTACAAAAGATAGTTCACGTACTGGTGATGAAATGGAACATCATAGTCTTCATTCTCCTGCTGGAAACAGTATACAATCTTCACCTAACAAGTCTTGCAGCCCAGTCCTTAAACGACGATCAAAGAATCACACACTGTCATATCTTTTGCAGGTAACTACAAATCGAAGTAAAAGCAAGCATGACGATCTTCACATAAAAAGAGATGtggatacagaaaaaagaaaagaaacctcTCCTAATTACGTGGACAAGTTTGACTCTACAGATTTATTTTCACCAGACAGTATCTTCACTCAAGATTTTCCCAGTAAAAGTGCAGCAGATTTTCAAAAAATGGTGAAACCAGAGCATAGACAAAGGGACAGGAGGGCAAGGAAATTAAAAGGACCAGAAACAGTGAaagcaaaaatgaaattgaaagtaTTGTTTGGTGATAGTGAAATGCCACATAGTGAAGCAGAGGACCATAATGAGAGAAAAGACTCTCCAGAATCCAAATGTAGTGTAAGTAAAGAATGCGTAACAAAGCCTCTAAAACTAGAGGCTGTGGCAAAAAATTGCTGTGCTGATGATGCCAGCACATTTCGAAGAAGTCATAGGATTAAACAGTACAAAGAAAAATTTGCCTTGATAGAAAAGAACAATTCTTGCGATGAAACTACCTCAGAATTAAATGTATCTGAATCTGCTAGCACTGAAGCTAAAAGCCAGCCTTCTCAGGGAACAGACTCTGCACACTCAAAACAGCAGCCAGATAATGCCACTCTTAATGTTAGGGACGTGCTAATTTCGAGCAGGAAAGTAAGGAAAGTGTGTTCCTCCGCCAAGACCATGAAAGCAATTGCAGAGTTGGACAGGATAAGAAAAGACATGGAGAAGTTAGATGAACTTCAAAATGATGATGACCTCATGTGCTCATCCCAAAATTCCTGTAAAGATTTTGtaacaaataaaccaaagaaaGGTAGACCTATGTGcaaaaaatcaatgaataaactTGCGAATCAGTCAAAACTAGATGGCTGGATTACtccaaaagaaaatggaaacaagGGTGATACAGAAAGTGAAAACTCAATTTCAAAAATGAAAAGCAAGGAAAATGGAGCAACTtcagaaataaaaaacacaaggaATAGATTGGGTAGAACTTCAAAAACAGCAAAACGAAAGACAAGTGAAGTTATTTCAAAAACAAAGTGtagaaagaaaagtgagggaaGGACTCAAGAAACGTCGACTCAGAAAAGTATGAAGAGACAAAGAACAGATTCTTCAGTGGGGAAaggtaataaaaaagacaaaaaaagtctgTTTGAACCAATTAGAACTAGGAAAATTGAAGTTGATTCAGTTTCTTGGAGAGGCAGTATTGTGAATGATAATCAGATAAGTTCCTCAAGTGATTATGGTCACaccaaagaaaaaatggaaaactcAGACGACATTAGTAGTAATATGGAATTAAGTGATTGCAATTTGGGTTCTGACCATAATTTCTCCAGTTTGCCAAACTGTGAAATGTCTTTAGGTGATAGCTTCAGACTGGAGGCAGAAAATCCTTGCGATAGTTGTTCCTTGCCTGATTTAGACTTAAACAGAGAGTGTCAGTCTGAAAGTGGTGAGGACTCTAGCGAAGCTCAGGACAACCACCTATTCCAAGACGAGACAAAAAGCTATAACCAAAGGCTTTttgctgatgatgacaatgaggacTTAAATATGAGATATGATACTAGTTCACCAGACAGCCCACATGAATCTTACAACAAAG ATGACGAACTGCCAACTGGGAGCAACAAGAAAGCCTCTGAGGAAGCTTCATCCATTTCATCCCTTATTGCCATTCGTAACAGGCTCTCAGCCATCTCCCTTGACGACCTTGAACTTCGGATGCACAATGTGTTGCCCTACCTCAAGAAAATTATGAAGGGTCGGGAGCCAAGCAGGAGACATGAG ATTtttagagaaggtggaagagagttCAGAAATATGTCGGATGAACTTATATATGGGCCTTTCTCAGAAGAACAAATATTGCATGTAATTGAATGCCTGGAGAGAGAGTTTTCAAAAATAGTTGAAAAAGCTTGTGGGAAGCACAAg GTAAACCAGTACCTTTGGAGAGTACTTGCCCCAACATTTTTTATCAAAATCGTAATGGAAAATGAAAAGCTCACCAGTTCTGAGGCAGAAAAAACATTGGCTGAAATTTCATTAAACCGAACTGTAAATAGTTGA